The region TCGTTTACTACTGGGCAATCATCTTTCTGTGACAGATATCAATGGCAATTTCACTTTTAAAAATATAGTTCCCGGAGATTATTATCTGGAGATAGACCGCTCAACTACTGAAATGAATGATATTCCGAATGTTCGTTTTCCGGCTCAGGTATCTCTCGTTAATAAAGATAATATATTCAATTTCGGGTTAACCCATGCAGCAAATATCAAAGGGCATATCCGGTTGAATGAACAAAGCAATATGAGCCAACAGGAAAATACTCCTCTCCTTTCTTCACAGGAAAAAAAGAAAAAAGAAAGCATCATAATAGAAGCTTCTAATGGTGATCAGACCTACCGGAAAATATGTAGTATAGACGAAGATTTTGATTTCACCTATCTGCGTCCCGGAGAATGGACAATAAAACTATACAGAAACGGACTGGACAAGCGATACAAAATTGCCACAGACAATTTCAGGTTTACATTGAACACAGCAGAGAACAAAATCATTAATATTTATATTGTAAAACAGCAGACAGAAATAAAGTTTCAACGGGAGCCTGTAAAAGTTGAATACAATAGTAGCAAAAAAACAAGATGAAAAAATTAGTATTTCACATATTACCCATTATCCTCACACATACTTACTGCAGTATATTTTCACAGGTTTCAACCAATAAATGGGTCTCTGTAAACTTGCCGATAGTAACCCTGCTTGACATAGAACCGGCCGGAAGTATTGCATTAAGCTTTATAGCACCGACAGAGGCAGGAAGACCTCTGACCAACCCGACAGCCAACACTACAAAATGGATCAACTACACATCGGCAATAGCAACAGGTGGAGTTGCCAGAAAAGTAACTGCTTCTATTAACGGACCTGTTGATGGGGTCGATATCAGACTACAGGCAGGTGCAGCTACCGGATTAGGTGGTGGTACTTTAGGAACCCCGACCGGACAAATTATACTAAGTACCACTCCACAGACTATTATCAGCGGAATTGGAGGAGCATATACCGGAAACGGAACAAACAATGGCCATCAGTTAACCATATCACTGACAACAAATATTTATGCCAATCTTCAGGCTCAGAGCAATACTACTATCGTTATTACCTATACCATTACTGAATAAAATGAAAGTATCAATCTCCACAAAATATCTATACAGCCTTATTTTAATAACAATAGGATGTTTTTATAATGCGCAAAGTATAATAGCAAACGGTACAGACTGGACAGTTAGTCCAACTATTACTGAAGCAGGAACCAACTATGCAGGAACCTACGAAACATCCTTAGTTTCACCTTTTCAGATGTCACTAACCGTAACTGTTCCTGCTTTATTAAGTTCAGCAAGTATATCTGCCCGTTATATACCAGATCCAACATGGAATAATTCGTTAGGTATAGCTGTAAAAAGACTGAATAACGGAAACTCTCTCTGCGTTCTGTGTTCTGTAGCCGGAGGTACAGATTATATTTCGTTAGCTCAGGCAGATGTTCCATTTTTTAGTGTGCATACCTTGCTAGCTTTAACTTCTTTCACAGACATAGGTTTACAGCTTCGACTTACCGGCGTATCGGTTACTGTTCCTGCAGCTGCCTACAAAGCTAAGATACAATTCACTATAGCAGCTCCGTAAGCTGAAAACAAGAACATTAAGCATTTAATTTTAAGTATATTGCAACTATATATTTGTTGAACGAATAATCTATATCTGCTATGAATTTCAGGACTTTTTTCGAAACTTTTGCCAATAAAGCCACGAGCTTTACAGGCAGTTCATCGGCTTTTACAATAGCACTGGCCATTGTTATCATATGGCTTCTAAGTGGCCCCTTTTTTAATTATTCAGAAACCTGGCAACTGATTATCAATACCGGAACTACCATTATAACATTTTTAATGGTTTTCCTGATTCAAAAGTCACAAAATAAAGATAGTAAAGCTATCCAGCTAAAACTAAATGAGCTAATCGCTGCAAGTAAAGATGCCAGCAACCGAATGGTAGATATTGAGGACCTTACGGAAAAAGAACTCGACCAGTTACACCAGTATTTTGTTGCACTGGCGAAGATGACAAAAAATGAAATCGATATACACCAGTCCCACTCTATAGATGCTGCGAACAAAAACCATATTAAGAAACAGCATTAATAATAAAGAAAATTTGATTAAACAAGTATTTCTTACACAGAAAGTTATATTTTTAACAAACTAAAAAACAAACAAATGAAAACATTCGAATTCAAACAACACCAGGTTAAAAAGGCCTTTCTTATAGGGATTCCATATTTGATAGTAGTTTTCCTTATCTGCTATTTTCTTTTCGGGGGTATTAACGGAATGGCCGATAAAGTAAATAATATGGGAAGCTTCCGAGGAGCCCTTGTCATTGGTGCAGTCATATTGATTCCTTTATTTTTAATACAGAGAATAGCACATCCGAAGATTAGAGTAGATATTGATTCGGAGAAAATAACTGTTAAACAAAAAGGCAAAACCGACCTGCATATCCTGTTGAATAGTATTGGTAAAATAGATATGAACATTTCTGTAATCAACAGAATCAATATGTATAACAAGCAGGGCCAGCTAATCACTTTTTTTCATGATACCAATAATTCTGAAACCGCTAAGTTGATCTTCAATGAAATTGAAAGAAACTTAAATTTTGACTGTACTTCAGGCAGCAAAAATTTTTTCAACACCACAATTGAAACCAAAGTTTGTTTGGAAAAATAAAAACTGATAGGCTAAATTAAAAATACTATCTGCTTAACTCTACAACAAATAATTCTCACAAAAAGATAAATTATTTAAATAACGCAATTATAAACCATTTTCATTACCAACTAAATATTAAATAACAAATATTTATCTACTCTTGGCATTTTATTTGTAAACAGCTAAGAGTTAACCAAAAAAATTATTGTTATGAAAAATTTATTAAAAGTAACTGGAATATTGTTATTGACAGTTTTTACAATTATTTCTTTTAGCTCTTGCAGTCGCAGTGATGATCCGGCTGACAACGATTTTTTTGCCGGAACATACAGGGGAAATGTTTCTTACAGAAATAATAGTAACTCTACAACTATAAACAATACTAACGGAAGCGTATTTGTTACTAAAATTGCCAGCGGAACAAGGTATAATTTCTCTTTTTCAGATAAAATTCCCGATCTGAACGGTGTCGAATTTGAAAAAAAGGGAGATAATACTTTAGTTAGTATAGGAGCTAATGATTCTTCTTACATCAGAATTGACAGCAATAAATTAAGAATCTTCTATACAAAAGACGGACAAACCTGGACAGCAGATTGTAACCGTTAAGTTCTAAATAATTATAATAAAAGACCACTTTAGGTGGTCTTTTATTATAGCCAATTATCACAAAATAAATATAATTGTAAAATAAGAAGTCTATAAATTTCTTATAACAAGAAATTTAATATTCTATTAATATACAGGAAGTTAAAACGATGTAATTTTATAGTAGAAAGTTAATATAGTATTGTAACCAAATACATTAACACGATGAAAACTATTGTACATTTCTTCCAAAGACTATTCTTCCGCCTGTTTTTAACACAGTTTAGTTCGTTTTATTCACCGCTGAAGTTTCACAAAAACTAAACGGCTGAGTGAAAGGAATACTAATATTGTTATTAATCCACTCTGAATAGATGCTACTGACAAAGGAAGCCTTTGGCAAAGATTTTATCTGGGGAGTATCTACTGCGGCATATCAAATAGAAGGTGCGCATAATCTGGATGGTAAGGGTCCTTCTGTATGGGATACTTTTGTACAAAAAAGAAATAAAATATTCCGCAATCATACAGGCGATATTGCTTGTGACCATTACAACCGCTATATAGACGATCTGTATCTCATGCACAGCATGAACATCCGTAACTACAGATTTTCTATTTCATGGAGCCGTATTCTGCCAGAAGGTACAGGTCTAATCAATCAGGCCGGAATTGATTTTTACAACAAGCTTATCGATCTTTCTCTGGAACTTGGAATCACTCCATGGGTTACCTTATACCATTGGGATTTGCCTCATAGCCTCGAAATAAAAGGCGGCTGGACTAA is a window of Elizabethkingia anophelis R26 DNA encoding:
- a CDS encoding low affinity iron permease family protein produces the protein MNFRTFFETFANKATSFTGSSSAFTIALAIVIIWLLSGPFFNYSETWQLIINTGTTIITFLMVFLIQKSQNKDSKAIQLKLNELIAASKDASNRMVDIEDLTEKELDQLHQYFVALAKMTKNEIDIHQSHSIDAANKNHIKKQH